In one Nicotiana sylvestris chromosome 8, ASM39365v2, whole genome shotgun sequence genomic region, the following are encoded:
- the LOC104223037 gene encoding uncharacterized protein At5g41620-like, whose amino-acid sequence MKRGEKSGVETAEKQENLGEKLKKIGKRGGHNTPVIPFLRFQNYHNHNNSSTTTVVVQESEIGETPFHNSSVSARKLAAILWELHHCNIPFSKMHSSSNNVVPHSRTRRLQPYHHHRNHLYEDSSRVLEHPDPSPSSPDLPGSAGSLRRHVAASLMQHHRSIERTNHAIQPVSPASYGSSMEIAPYNAAATPTSSIDLKGRIGEASYSLKTSTELLKVLNRIWSLEEQHASNMSLVKALKKELDHARVRIKDLVRHQQVDRHEIDELMKQITEEKVVRKSKEQDRINSAIQSVRDELEDERKLRKRSETLHRRLARELYEVKTSLANALKERDKEKKSRQLLEDLCDEFAWGIRHYEQELHSVRQKSDKDWTERTNGDQLILHISEAWLDERMQTKVEPQYDQGDKSSIVEKFRSEIETFLQTKQTDIRNNGRLGNPTDRRGSLVSIPLNVPGSAPQDEGDDYDSVSSDSHCFELQKPSAAEETMRPNYILRKPALHERSKGSSVSNLQVKFEEQMARASLPSERRNQLDDKDPGETSEKNQVEISTSKKFEICEVTEEDNSSGKKNKADGTPGVNSNYMIDELIRSHYLLSEGGNMPPENDYELASYGTSVRNARASPVRQWTEKLPPSHENISESSTKLPPDLKENTLKAKLLEARTRGQRSRSRLKGTKISF is encoded by the exons ATGAAAAGGGGAGAAAAAAGTGGGGTTGAGACAGCAGAAAAGCAAGAAAATTTAGGGGAAAAGTTGAAGAAAATAGGGAAAAGAGGGGGACATAACACACCAGTAATACCCTTTTTGAGGTTCCAAAATTATCATAATCATAATAATAGTAGTACTACTACTGTTGTTGTTCAAGAAAGTGAAATTGGAGAAACCCCTTTTCATAATTCTTCTGTTTCTGCTAGAAAACTTGCTGCAATTCTTTGGGAGCTTCATCACTGTAACATTCCTTTTTCTAAAATGCATAGTAGTAGTAATAATGTTGTTCCTCATTCAAGAACCAGGCGTCTTCAGCCTTATCACCACCATAGAAATCATCTTTATGAGGATAGTAGTAGGGTTCTTGAACACCCTGATCCTTCCCCAAGTTCACCTGACCTG CCAGGGAGTGCGGGCAGTTTGAGGAGGCATGTAGCTGCGTCATTGATGCAACATCATCGATCAATTGAAAGGACCAACCATGCGATACAACCTGTATCTCCTGCAAGCTATGGCAGTTCAATGGAG ATTGCACCTTACAACGCTGCAGCAACACCAACTAGTTCTATAGATTTGAAAGGGAGAATTGGAGAGGCAAGCTACAGCCTAAAAACATCTACGGAACTATTAAAAGTACTGAATCGAATCTGGAGCCTGGAAGAGCAGCATGCATCCAACATGTCACTCGTGAAAGCATTAAAGAAAGAGCTAGATCATGCTCGTGTCCGGATCAAGGACTTGGTGCGACATCAGCAAGTGGATAGACATGAAATAGATGAATTGATGAAGCAGATAACAGAGGAAAAAGTGGTAAGGAAAAGTAAGGAGCAAGATCGGATTAATTCTGCTATTCAATCTGTCAGAGATGAACTGGAAGACGAAAGGAAGCTAAGAAAACGCTCCGAGACCCTGCATCGGAGACTAGCTAGGGAGCTGTATGAGGTGAAAACATCTCTTGCTAATGCTTTGAAAGAGAGGGACAAAGAGAAAAAGTCGCGACAACTTCTTGAAGACCTTTGTGATGAGTTTGCTTGGGGAATAAGACATTATGAACAAGAGCTTCATTCTGTAAGACAGAAATCAGACAAGGATTGGACTGAAAGGACTAACGGCGATCAACTAATTCTGCACATTTCTGAAGCATGGCTTGATGAACGGATGCAGACAAAAGTGGAACCTCAATATGATCAAGGTGATAAAAGCTCAATCGTAGAAAAATTCAGGTCTGAAATAGAGACCTTCCTTCAAACTAAACAAACTGATATCAGGAATAATGGTCGCTTAGGGAATCCCACCGACCGAAGAGGTTCTCTGGTTTCCATCCCTCTTAATGTTCCTGGCAGTGCTCCACAAGATGAGGGTGACGACTACGATTCTGTTAGCAGTGATTCACACTGTTTTGAGTTGCAAAAACCAAGTGCTGCTGAAGAAACAATGagaccaaattacattttgaGGAAACCTGCGTTACACGAAAGGTCAAAAGGTAGCAGCGTGTCTAATTTGCAAGTGAAGTTTGAAGAACAGATGGCTCGAGCTTCATTACCAAGTGAAAGGAGGAACCAGCTTGACGATAAGGATCCGGGAGAAACTAGTGAAAAGAACCAAGTTGAAATTAGCACTTCGAAGAAGTTCGAAATATGTGAAGTAACAGAAGAAGATAATAGTTCTGGAAAAAAGAATAAAGCTGATGGAACACCTGGAGTCAACTCAAATTATATGATTGATGAATTAATTAGAAGTCACTATTTATTGTCAGAAGGTGGAAACATGCCACCTGAAAATGATTATGAGTTAGCTTCTTATGGAACTTCAGTCAGGAATGCTCGGGCTAGTCCGGTCAGGCAATGGACGGAGAAGCTTCCTCCCTCACATGAGAACATATCTGAGTCATCAACTAAATTGCCACCAGATTTAAAGGAGAATACTTTGAAGGCCAAACTACTGGAAGCAAGAACAAGGGGTCAACGTTCACGATCACGTTTGAAAGGCACCAAGATTTCCTTCTAG
- the LOC138876391 gene encoding uncharacterized protein translates to MSNLSKLEFVVLDISGKNYLSWVLDAEIHLAAKGLGNTITHVKDPLELWTGLKERYDHLKATVLPRTRYEWMHLRLQDFKTVSEYNSVVFRITSQLKLCGEVMNDEDLLEKTLTTFHASNMVLQQQYRDRGFKKYSELISCLLVAEQHNTLLLKNHEVRPTGSAPLPKANMTARRDKSEKIQNNNHGHMNVRGHDNGKRRYNSRHSGGHDKRENNMSSQNNPSRGFIKNSFKRKANNVGASSVNAPVESHLSFKNDFEAGPSNKNDDNAEANLVLNDDDFQGLDDITHLEVDFFGDQN, encoded by the exons ATGTCGAACTTGTCAAAGCTTGAGTTTGTGGTACTTGATATTTCTGGAAAGAACTATCTATCATGGGTTCTCGATGCTGAGATTCACTTAGCTGCTAAAGGCCTTGGTAACACCATTACTCATG tgaaagatccacttgaattgtgGACTGGCCTGAAGGAAAGGTATGATCACCTTAAGGCTACGGTATTGCCAAGGACTCGATATGAGTGGATGCACTTACGGTTGCAAGATTTTAagaccgtaagtgagtataactcTGTTGTATTTCGAATAacttcccaattgaaattatgtggggAAGTTATGAATGATGAGGATTTATTGGAAAAGACTCTTACGACTTTTCATGCCTCAAATATGGTATTACAGCAGCAATACCGTGACAGGggttttaaaaagtattctgaattgATCTCATGCCTTCTGGTGGCTGAGCAACATAATACCCTTTTGCTGAAAAATCATGAAGTTCGTCCCACAGGGTCAGCTCCGCTTCCTAAAGCAAATATGACAGCTAGACGTGATAAGTCTGAAAAAATACAGAATAATAATCATGGTCATATGAATGTACGTGGGCATGACAATGGTAAGAGACGATATAATAGTCGTCATAGTGGTGGCCATGACAAACGAGAAAATAATATGAGTTCTCAAAACAATCCTTCACGAG GCTTTATCAAAAACTCCTTTAAAAGAAAGGCAAATAATGTTGGAGCATCTTCTGTTAATGCTCCAGTGGAGTCACATTTGTCCTTTAAAAATGATTTTGAGGCAGGgccttcaaacaaaaatgatgaCAATGCCGAGGCAAATCTTGTATTGAATGATGatgattttcaaggcctcgatgATATTACTCATTTGGAAGTTGACTTCTTTGGAGATCAAAACTAA